Part of the Vigna radiata var. radiata cultivar VC1973A chromosome 11, Vradiata_ver6, whole genome shotgun sequence genome is shown below.
ACGGCCAAGGCCATCATTTCATAAATCTTATTACCCAACTCAGCTGGGCTATCAGGCTGCATTATTGAGAAACTATGTTAATCAAAACTGCAGTTAACCTATATTTGTCACAACACAATAAGCATTATCCCACTATATATCGTATTACCCAACTCAGCCGGGCTATCAGGCTGCTTTACTGAGAAACTATGTTTAGTCAAAACTGCGAATAACCTATATTTGTTACGGGAATATAAGCCTTATCCTACTCTATGAGCTTAGCAATATCAATTACGCAACATCATTTCAGTGAGTTATACACTAAATGTAGTCTATAcatgttatataaaaaatcaaattttatattgcACTTACAGAAAATCCACTAGAAATTAGAGCTGTGTCGTATAAGAGATCGACTGCTCTTTTAGCTTCACTACTATCAGGTGCATTCTTGCAGGCAGCctgaaagaaagataaaacgAATTAAAACAATAAGTCAGACAAGTTCAGTTCAGAGAATGGCTATGTATCAGTTTCTACATTCAATAAATGTGTActtttaatctcaaaagtgtGTCTAGGCTAAGTGTGTATGTTGTGTGCAAactataagaaaatttattaattttgtaacaaCGTTTATAAATCAATAAACTCCAAAGTCAATGTCAACTCACACTCAAGTCTTTGATGATGGGGTGATCTGTATTAATCTCCAATATTCTCCTCCCCCTCATGAACTCCAAACTTGAAGTGTCCCCAAGAGCCTGTGCCTTCATTAGTctgaagaaatgaaaattgaaaattgtttaagCCTTATGTCATGAGAATGATCAATTGCTTGTGAGAAAATGGCTTGAAACGCTAAATGAGTTACTGACTAACCTCTCCATGTTTGCAGACCAACCAAACTTCCCTGATACAAGCACACAAGGAGATGAACTCAAGCGCTTTGAGATCTGAACTTTGGCAACCTTATCACCAAGCTGTTGTTTTATCCAATCACAGAGTAGGTTgtattcttgtttgttttccCTCTCTGTGACCTCGTCCTCATCACctgatttaataatttttttgataacaatATTCAATGCCAAATTTCCCGGAAACAAAATAGTATTTGAGCAATTGAAAGCAAGGTAGGAAATAATACAAACCTAATTCTAAATCCTCCTTACTgatatcaacaaattttttttctttatatgtcTGTAAGTTCTGAATGGCAACTTCATCAATGGGTTCAACCAAATAAAGAACCTATAACAATAGACACAATTAACTTAAGTTATATCAAGCATTTCAATCATACACAAAACCAGAAAGCCTAACCCTCCACGAGATAGCAGGTTGGTACTGCAGAGGAAAGCTGGACACAACCCCCTCTTGACAACCTTGGCTACCATCTCCCCGACCAATTCCCTGTCTACAAGCACAAATTAACATGTAGAGATACCTCAATATCTTTCTGAATCAGTCTCTCCACAAATGGAGCAGTCTTTGCACTCTTCAAGCTGTCAGTTGCTAGGTAAAAGATAGCCTTTTGGTTTTCTCCCATGTTTTCAACATAATCATCCAAGCTTTTAAGTTCCTCTTCACTTTTGGAAGTGTAAAACCTTAATAATGGCGTTATGCGCTTATGATTTCCAGTGTCTTCAATACAACCTAATTTTATAAACCTACCAAAGTTCTCCCAGAATTTCTTGTAGTCCTGGAATCACACAAAACTATTCATTAAATCAATAGACTCTAAAttcatattcaaaatataaagaagCGAGGTTTGCCGCTACGAACctctttattttcactttcagCAAGATCTTGAATCATATCAAACGCCTTCCTGACAAGTCTCTTTCTCATTATTCTTACCTGATTACAATATTATTAGAATAAAGtaacattattagaaaaactcaaataattatcaaaacatCATTCATTTTTATCATATGAAATGAGTTATTTATATAAGCACAAAAAGTGGTAGTCCTCTTACAATTCTGCTTTCTTGAAGGATCTCTCGAGAAACATTGAGAGGAAGGTCATCTGAGTCAACCACACCCTTCACAAAGCTCAGGTAACGTggaaactgaaaaataaaacgGTAAGTAAAACATCAATTGTGCTCTTCAATGCTCCAAGCTCTTCCCTTTTAGGTAGCTGAGAACAGTCCATAAAATAAAGagcaagaaacaacaaaagcaCAGATATGATACATAAGAGCTTGAAGTTATACACCAGAGTAAGAACCAAACATTTTCCTTCTTTCATGATTCGtaataacaatataatgaaAGAGGGGCATTGacacaaatttcaaatatacaagACAAATCTCAGTTAGAAGCTTATGGTAAATTAGTACTCACCAGCTCCCCATCAAAATCATCTGAAATGAATACACGCTTAACATACAAGCGTATGTTCTTTGTTTTAGGATTCACTACTTCCTCGTTGTTAAGAGGTCCCATTCCTGGAACATATAGAATGCTTCTGAACTCGACCTCACCCTGCAGAGTTTAAAGCCTCTAACCAAATTGATAACTACGTAAGGGAAATGACCTTCTGCTGAtacaataaattttcaatatacCTCGGTGGTGAAGTGAGTATGTGCAAGTGGCTCTAAGAATTCATTAAAAGTCTTCTTGTAAAATTCACTGTATTCCtccttttcaacttcttttggGTTCCGCATctaccaaaaattaaaaaagaattgcaAAGTTAGACCAGTAAGAGAGGCACTACAAcagaatgattaaaaataatgcaCGGAAATAATGTCCTGGCACCATAAAAGTAGATATATCTCGAACTCACCCATATTGGCTTTGTTTCATTGGCTAATTCCCAATCCCAATACTTCTcggttttagtctttttcacCTTCTTTTTCTCACCCTTATAACACAAGCAGATAGAGTCACTTGGTATTGATAACAGATTTAGAACACTTTGTATTGGTAACAAATTAGAAAAACAGTACAACACCAACATTAAGAAAGACATAAGTCATTACCTCTACTTTTGGTTCTTCCCCTTCTTTGGgttcttcctcctcttccacCTGgcaatattaaaattcattaattaattgctaattaaattaatggCCAAAAAACCTAGAGCTGATTCATTTGCCACTCCCCGAAAAACATTTCCACAAGCTTCAAAAGTATTTAAGAAAATAGAGAATgagaattaaaagtaaataaatttaacaaagaatAAATTCAACTGAAACACAAACACCAAATAACAAGGaaccatttcttcaagtttcttttcCACCTAACAGTTGTCTCAAACTAACAATAACCCAGTCGTCCTAAAGGTGACAGAAACCATAGCTAATGTGGAACAAATTTgccaacacaaacacaaaacaacAAGGAACCATTTCACGTTCCTTTTCTACCTCGGTTgataagtaaatatttataattaccaTCAAGTGAAGACAAAATCCCATTATTCACTGATAGA
Proteins encoded:
- the LOC106777668 gene encoding heat shock protein 90-5, chloroplastic isoform X1, coding for MAPVLSRTMATPSLTSLLPSSSFSRASPLRTAFLPPQLARRRTFFSAAGLRWAQRRQRKLVVRCEAAVAEKEETTGEKFEYQAEVSRLLDLIVHSLYSHKEVFLRELVSNASDALDKLRFLSVTEPSLLGDAGDLEIRIKSDPENGTITITDTGIGMTKEELIDCLGTIAQSGTSKFLKALKENKDLGADNGLIGQFGVGFYSAFLVAEKVVVSTKSPRSDKQYVWEAEADSSSYVIKEETDPENLLRRGTQITLYLREDDKYEFSEPTRIQGLVKNYSQFVSFPIYTWQEKSKTVEVEEEEEPKEGEEPKVEGEKKKVKKTKTEKYWDWELANETKPIWMRNPKEVEKEEYSEFYKKTFNEFLEPLAHTHFTTEGEVEFRSILYVPGMGPLNNEEVVNPKTKNIRLYVKRVFISDDFDGELFPRYLSFVKGVVDSDDLPLNVSREILQESRIVRIMRKRLVRKAFDMIQDLAESENKEDYKKFWENFGRFIKLGCIEDTGNHKRITPLLRFYTSKSEEELKSLDDYVENMGENQKAIFYLATDSLKSAKTAPFVERLIQKDIEVLYLVEPIDEVAIQNLQTYKEKKFVDISKEDLELGDEDEVTERENKQEYNLLCDWIKQQLGDKVAKVQISKRLSSSPCVLVSGKFGWSANMERLMKAQALGDTSSLEFMRGRRILEINTDHPIIKDLSAACKNAPDSSEAKRAVDLLYDTALISSGFSPDSPAELGNKIYEMMALAVGGRWGRSEDEEGEASGEAESSSNEENSEPNVYEPSEVIAETDPWTTD
- the LOC106777668 gene encoding heat shock protein 90-5, chloroplastic isoform X2, translating into MAPVLSRTMATPSLTSLLPSSSFSRASPLRTAFLPPQLARRRTFFSAAGLRWAQRRQRKLVVRCEAAVAEKEETTGEKFEYQAEVSRLLDLIVHSLYSHKEVFLRELVSNASDALDKLRFLSVTEPSLLGDAGDLEIRIKSDPENGTITITDTGIGMTKEELIDCLGTIAQSGTSKFLKALKENKDLGADNGLIGQFGVGFYSAFLVAEKVVVSTKSPRSDKQYVWEAEADSSSYVIKEETDPENLLRRGTQITLYLREDDKYEFSEPTRIQGLVKNYSQFVSFPIYTWQEKSKTVEVEEEEEPKEGEEPKVEGEKKKVKKTKTEKYWDWELANETKPIWMRNPKEVEKEEYSEFYKKTFNEFLEPLAHTHFTTEGEVEFRSILYVPGMGPLNNEEVVNPKTKNIRLYVKRVFISDDFDGELFPRYLSFVKGVVDSDDLPLNVSREILQESRIVRIMRKRLVRKAFDMIQDLAESENKEDYKKFWENFGRFIKLGCIEDTGNHKRITPLLRFYTSKSEEELKSLDDYVENMGENQKAIFYLATDSLKSAKTAPFVERLIQKDIEVLYLVEPIDEVAIQNLQTYKEKKFVDISKEDLELGDEDEVTERENKQEYNLLCDWIKQQLGDKVAKVQISKRLSSSPCVLVSGKFGWSANMERLMKAQALGDTSSLEFMRGRRILEINTDHPIIKDLSAACKNAPDSSEAKRAVDLLYDTALISSGFSPDSPAELGNTIYSGIMLIVL